A single Tenacibaculum sp. 190524A02b DNA region contains:
- a CDS encoding metallophosphoesterase family protein produces the protein MATYAIGDIHGCYTALKTIFNQFIIQEKDTVVFLGDYIDRGPNSKEVIDWLIQNQNNYNFKFILGNHEIMMQTAKVSSERLSEWLYFGGSNTLSSYKIGNDVNWADKITSSHWNFIDNCLPYFELNNFIFVHAGLELKKSLSQQNKHHLFWKKFERPEKYMEGKTVICGHTSRKNGQIANFGHTICIDTYAYGGKWLTCLNVETKDYIQTNNQGRVRKSNLNKP, from the coding sequence ATGGCTACTTACGCTATTGGTGATATTCATGGTTGTTATACTGCTTTAAAAACTATATTTAATCAATTCATAATCCAAGAAAAGGATACTGTAGTTTTTTTGGGTGACTATATTGACCGTGGTCCTAATAGTAAAGAAGTTATTGATTGGCTAATACAAAACCAGAATAATTACAATTTTAAGTTTATTCTTGGCAATCATGAAATAATGATGCAAACTGCTAAAGTATCGTCAGAAAGACTTTCTGAATGGCTTTACTTTGGCGGTTCAAATACTTTAAGTTCTTATAAAATTGGAAATGATGTAAATTGGGCTGATAAAATTACCTCTTCACATTGGAATTTTATAGATAACTGCCTCCCCTACTTTGAACTCAACAACTTTATTTTTGTACATGCTGGTTTAGAACTTAAAAAAAGTTTATCTCAACAAAACAAACATCATTTATTCTGGAAAAAATTTGAACGTCCAGAAAAGTATATGGAAGGTAAAACTGTTATTTGCGGGCACACTTCTAGAAAAAATGGACAGATCGCTAATTTTGGACATACGATTTGTATTGACACTTATGCTTATGGTGGAAAATGGCTGACTTGCTTGAATGTAGAAACTAAAGACTATATTCAAACTAATAATCAAGGAAGAGTAAGGAAAAGTAACTTGAATAAACCTTAA
- a CDS encoding aminotransferase class I/II-fold pyridoxal phosphate-dependent enzyme, which produces MKKSNIETILSHDGKKAHSKGAVVPPIYQNSLFTMKDWDDVDRTFDDRVNNYIYTRGNNPSVRIVEDKLAAICGGEKAKLFSSGMGAISATILSCIKKGSHVITIKNIYGPTNTFLQRYLKEKFEIEVTYISGTEISEFENAIQDNTSLIYLESPSSVILSLQDIEAVAKIAKPKGIKTIIDNTWASPIYQKPLAMGVDFEIHSCSKYIGGHSDVVAGVVIGSEKNINNLFVHEFELFGAKIAPFEAWLLLRSLRTLKIRMDQHQKSTLKVAQFLEKHPKVRKVNYPGLESFPQYELGQKQMSGYSGLLSFQLNTDDLDKIKAFFNGLSLFQIGVSWGGHESLIYAPAISYLKELTEEQFKGLGINLGDMRISIGLEAAEDLINDLNANLEHL; this is translated from the coding sequence ATGAAAAAATCTAACATAGAAACCATACTTTCTCACGATGGTAAAAAAGCGCATAGTAAAGGAGCTGTAGTTCCACCTATTTATCAAAATTCGTTATTTACTATGAAAGATTGGGATGATGTTGACAGAACATTTGATGATAGAGTAAATAACTATATTTATACACGTGGGAACAACCCATCTGTTCGCATTGTTGAAGATAAACTAGCTGCTATTTGTGGTGGTGAAAAAGCTAAATTATTTTCATCAGGTATGGGTGCCATTAGTGCTACTATTCTTTCTTGTATAAAAAAAGGATCGCACGTTATTACTATTAAAAATATTTATGGCCCAACTAATACGTTTTTACAACGTTACTTAAAAGAGAAGTTTGAAATTGAAGTTACTTATATTTCTGGTACTGAAATAAGTGAGTTTGAAAATGCTATTCAAGATAATACTTCTTTAATTTATTTAGAAAGTCCTTCTTCTGTTATCTTAAGTTTACAAGATATTGAAGCCGTTGCTAAAATTGCCAAACCAAAGGGTATTAAAACTATAATAGACAATACTTGGGCTTCTCCTATTTATCAAAAACCATTGGCCATGGGTGTTGATTTTGAAATTCACTCTTGTTCAAAATACATTGGAGGACATAGTGATGTGGTTGCTGGTGTGGTTATTGGTTCAGAAAAAAACATTAACAACTTATTTGTACACGAATTTGAATTATTTGGAGCAAAAATAGCACCTTTTGAGGCTTGGTTATTATTAAGAAGTTTACGTACCCTAAAAATTAGAATGGATCAACACCAAAAATCTACCTTGAAAGTAGCACAATTTTTAGAAAAACATCCAAAAGTAAGAAAGGTAAATTACCCTGGGTTAGAAAGCTTTCCTCAATATGAATTAGGACAAAAACAGATGTCTGGTTATAGTGGCTTACTAAGTTTTCAATTAAACACGGATGATTTGGATAAAATTAAAGCCTTTTTCAACGGACTTTCTTTATTCCAAATTGGAGTTAGTTGGGGTGGTCATGAAAGTTTAATTTACGCACCTGCTATTAGTTATTTAAAAGAACTAACTGAAGAGCAATTTAAAGGTTTAGGTATTAATTTAGGTGATATGCGTATTTCTATTGGACTGGAAGCCGCAGAAGATTTAATTAATGATTTGAATGCGAATTTAGAACACCTATAA
- the nhaC gene encoding Na+/H+ antiporter NhaC encodes MKTNKLNTLQLLLPIIFLFILITFGLIIGPRLFNSTPIPLEIIFLSAAIFTAAQLLFLGYEWIDVQNAIVKKITQGFPIILIFFSIGILIGSWMISGTIPMLVYYGIKIINPEYLYILAFTIPIIFSTLTGTSWGSIATIGVVIMGIATLANVDLGITAGAIVGGAYFGDKMSPLSDTTNLASAATGVKLFDHIHSMMYSTIPSAILAAIGFFSLSFIYPPLEKVDSQLTSQETLNAIENLFNFNILLIVPPVIVLIGSIKRKPTVPVMILSAFAASLLAFIFQDYTFENIIQTLLKGYNTTMATWAENIPNNIGTLFNRGGLYALNEAIFFTFMVFIFIGILDEIKTMPTLVQIVFKNVKKKWQLIISSLVATAATNALTSNQSATSFIIGDAFKPAYDKLKVSRKVLSRSIEDYGTMIETLIPWTASTLFIINTLGVPFADYWHWQLFSIFNFFMAPLLAITGIGCFYKKQHEQTENNIHEKI; translated from the coding sequence TTGAAAACTAATAAACTTAACACACTTCAACTTTTATTACCAATTATTTTTTTATTTATTTTAATAACTTTTGGGTTAATAATTGGTCCTCGGCTTTTTAACAGTACTCCTATTCCTTTAGAAATTATATTTTTAAGTGCCGCAATTTTTACAGCTGCACAATTACTTTTTCTAGGTTATGAATGGATTGACGTACAAAATGCCATTGTAAAAAAAATAACGCAAGGTTTTCCTATCATACTTATTTTCTTTTCTATAGGAATTTTAATTGGTTCTTGGATGATTTCTGGAACCATTCCTATGTTAGTGTATTATGGTATAAAAATAATTAACCCAGAGTATTTATATATACTTGCTTTTACCATTCCAATTATATTTTCAACATTAACGGGAACATCATGGGGTTCTATTGCCACTATAGGTGTTGTTATTATGGGAATTGCCACACTTGCTAATGTAGATTTAGGAATTACAGCAGGTGCTATTGTAGGTGGTGCTTATTTTGGAGATAAAATGTCACCTTTGTCAGATACTACTAATCTTGCTTCAGCAGCTACTGGAGTTAAATTATTTGACCATATACATTCTATGATGTACTCCACAATTCCTTCAGCAATTTTAGCAGCTATCGGTTTTTTTAGTTTATCTTTTATATACCCTCCATTGGAAAAAGTAGACAGTCAATTAACTTCACAAGAAACCTTAAATGCTATTGAGAACTTATTTAATTTCAATATTCTTTTAATTGTTCCGCCTGTTATTGTACTTATTGGTTCTATAAAACGAAAACCAACCGTACCAGTAATGATTTTATCTGCTTTTGCTGCTAGTTTATTAGCATTTATTTTTCAAGATTATACGTTTGAAAATATTATTCAAACCTTATTAAAAGGTTATAATACAACCATGGCAACTTGGGCGGAAAACATTCCTAATAATATAGGTACGCTTTTTAACAGAGGTGGACTATACGCTTTAAATGAAGCCATATTCTTTACGTTTATGGTATTTATTTTTATTGGTATTTTAGATGAAATTAAAACAATGCCAACCCTGGTTCAAATTGTTTTTAAAAATGTAAAAAAGAAATGGCAGTTAATCATTTCTTCATTAGTGGCAACCGCAGCTACCAATGCATTGACCTCTAACCAAAGTGCTACTAGTTTTATTATTGGTGATGCTTTTAAACCTGCTTATGATAAGTTAAAAGTTTCCAGAAAAGTTTTATCAAGATCTATTGAAGATTATGGTACAATGATAGAAACTTTAATTCCATGGACAGCTTCTACCCTATTTATTATAAATACACTGGGCGTTCCATTTGCTGATTATTGGCACTGGCAATTATTTTCTATTTTTAACTTTTTTATGGCACCTTTATTAGCTATTACTGGAATTGGGTGCTTTTATAAAAAACAACACGAACAAACAGAAAACAACATACATGAAAAAATCTAA
- a CDS encoding NAD(P)/FAD-dependent oxidoreductase, with product MSKNVVVIGGGIIGLSTAYYLQKDGHQVTVIDKTDFTEGASHVNAGILTPSHIISLAAPGMINKGIKWMFSSTSPLSIKPRLDFDFIRWSWLFKQASTASKVESSIPVIKDINLLSKDLYEGIKASGDIDFFYQDKGLMMYYQTEKAGEEEWKVGQRAIQEGLKVENLSKEEVQKLEPNVDLNIKGGVYFHCDAHMSPSEYIHQLKSYLEKNGVALISNEEVTDINVSSNKITSLTTKNKNFTPDEVVIATGSWTQNFAKKLGITIPVQAGKGYRINVKKETGITLPAILIERKVAVTPMDGFTRFAGTMEINGINNTVNSKRVATIANAAENYYNGLQIDQKDIANAQPGLRPCSPDGLPYIGKLSKVTNTTVATGHAMMGWSLGPATGKLVSEIVSDQKTSLDITPFSVERYN from the coding sequence ATGAGTAAAAATGTTGTAGTTATTGGTGGTGGTATAATTGGATTATCTACTGCTTATTATTTACAAAAAGATGGGCATCAAGTTACTGTTATTGACAAAACTGATTTTACAGAAGGAGCTTCCCATGTTAATGCGGGAATTTTAACTCCTAGTCATATTATTTCTTTAGCAGCTCCTGGAATGATTAATAAAGGAATAAAGTGGATGTTTAGCTCTACGAGTCCTTTATCTATAAAACCACGTTTAGATTTTGATTTCATTCGTTGGTCTTGGTTATTTAAACAAGCGTCTACTGCTTCAAAAGTTGAAAGTTCAATTCCTGTAATTAAAGACATCAACTTGCTAAGTAAAGATTTATACGAAGGTATTAAAGCTAGTGGAGATATTGATTTCTTTTATCAAGATAAAGGGTTAATGATGTACTACCAAACTGAAAAAGCTGGTGAAGAGGAATGGAAAGTAGGACAAAGAGCTATTCAGGAAGGCTTAAAAGTAGAAAATCTAAGTAAAGAAGAAGTTCAAAAGTTAGAACCTAATGTTGACTTAAACATTAAAGGAGGTGTATATTTCCATTGTGATGCACATATGAGCCCAAGTGAATATATACATCAATTAAAATCATACCTAGAAAAAAACGGTGTTGCCTTAATTTCTAATGAAGAAGTAACTGATATTAATGTTTCATCTAATAAAATTACTTCTTTAACTACCAAGAATAAAAATTTCACTCCAGATGAAGTAGTTATTGCTACTGGCTCATGGACACAAAATTTTGCTAAAAAATTAGGCATTACTATTCCTGTTCAAGCAGGTAAAGGATACCGTATTAATGTTAAAAAAGAAACTGGTATTACTTTGCCAGCTATTTTAATTGAACGTAAAGTTGCCGTAACACCAATGGATGGTTTTACGAGATTTGCTGGTACTATGGAAATTAATGGAATTAACAATACAGTTAATTCCAAAAGAGTAGCTACCATTGCTAATGCAGCTGAGAACTATTACAATGGTTTACAAATAGACCAAAAAGATATTGCAAATGCCCAACCTGGTTTACGTCCTTGTTCTCCTGATGGACTTCCATATATTGGAAAATTATCTAAGGTTACAAATACAACTGTTGCAACTGGACACGCTATGATGGGATGGAGTCTAGGACCAGCTACAGGAAAACTAGTTTCTGAAATAGTTTCAGACCAAAAAACATCTTTAGATATTACACCTTTTAGTGTTGAGCGTTATAATTAA
- a CDS encoding S9 family peptidase yields MKLLQNLFILLFICISFVCYGQQISSENYKSAVSFMYANYNNKTAFNIHTKTNWFEDGSGLWFTNNNTQGKEYLKVSFKNNNVTPLFNHKKLATLLQKQNDQKVTPYKINLSSLKKLDKNKLQFKFNKKLYTYNTKNNVLKLIELESKKTENYFESTSPDKKWIAYTKDYNLYIKSTKTSKEYQLTFDGKKNYEYATWYGWYDLMEGENGERPKHFWVNWSPDSKYLMANLCDLTKANKMYLLDNSIDTLYRPKLLSYYRGSPGDKNMVYMQPKFFSLDTKKEIPTKLPKNTHINSVSIEWTEVSGIAIANYSERGYQKEFVKKVNLITKQEQTVIKEGSTTNIDGFNYRLIKDLGKIVFLSERSGWKQLYLTDLETNETKSITNGNYVVNKISFIDSKRKLIYFLASGKNKNMNPYHQQLYKADFSGNVTLLTPENAHHIISFSEGGEYFVDNYSTVSIPTQTVLRVSKNGAIKAKLTKANTEYFTKKGWKHPEVFSLKAKDNKTTIYGAMWKPTHFDPNKKYPIIDRTYTGPHTQMFPKSYGSIFMNQSLAELGFIVVVVDGLGTSSRSKAFHNHSYKNMGNNLEDHVKAIKYLSNKYSWIDGDKVGIFGHSAGGFDTGRAMLAFPETFKVGVSSAADHDFRMEKAWWPEMYMGWPVDESYHKTSNITNAKNLQGKLLLIHGGMDNNVNPSATFKLSEALIKADKDFDLLILPSQNHGYKGLHRNYVIKKRWNYFVEHLLGQKPIWNFNWN; encoded by the coding sequence GTGAAACTACTACAAAACTTATTTATATTATTATTTATTTGTATTTCTTTTGTTTGTTATGGACAACAAATAAGCTCTGAAAACTATAAAAGCGCTGTTAGCTTTATGTATGCAAATTATAATAATAAAACAGCTTTTAATATACATACAAAAACTAATTGGTTTGAAGATGGTTCTGGTTTGTGGTTTACTAATAACAATACTCAAGGTAAAGAGTACTTGAAGGTTTCTTTTAAAAACAACAACGTAACTCCACTTTTTAATCACAAAAAATTAGCTACACTTCTTCAAAAGCAAAACGACCAAAAAGTCACGCCCTATAAAATAAACCTATCTAGCCTAAAAAAGTTAGATAAAAACAAACTTCAATTCAAATTCAATAAAAAACTTTATACATATAATACTAAAAATAATGTATTAAAATTGATTGAGTTAGAAAGTAAAAAAACTGAAAACTACTTTGAATCTACTTCTCCTGATAAGAAATGGATTGCTTATACAAAAGACTACAATCTTTATATAAAATCTACAAAAACCTCAAAAGAATATCAATTAACTTTTGATGGTAAAAAAAATTACGAGTATGCAACTTGGTACGGTTGGTATGACTTGATGGAAGGCGAAAACGGTGAACGCCCAAAGCACTTTTGGGTAAACTGGTCTCCAGACTCAAAATACTTAATGGCTAACTTATGTGATTTAACTAAGGCTAATAAAATGTACCTACTTGATAATAGTATAGACACTTTATATCGTCCAAAATTACTTTCATATTACAGAGGTTCTCCTGGTGATAAAAATATGGTTTACATGCAACCAAAATTTTTTAGTTTAGATACTAAGAAAGAAATACCTACTAAACTTCCTAAAAACACACATATTAATTCTGTTTCTATTGAATGGACAGAAGTATCGGGTATTGCTATTGCAAATTATTCTGAAAGAGGTTATCAAAAAGAATTTGTAAAGAAAGTTAATCTAATAACAAAACAAGAACAAACGGTTATAAAAGAAGGAAGCACTACTAATATTGATGGTTTTAACTATAGATTAATTAAAGATTTAGGTAAAATTGTTTTTTTATCAGAACGTTCTGGGTGGAAACAACTTTACTTGACTGATTTAGAAACCAATGAAACAAAATCAATCACCAATGGAAACTATGTAGTAAATAAAATTTCATTTATAGATTCCAAACGGAAATTAATTTATTTCTTAGCTTCAGGGAAAAATAAAAATATGAATCCGTATCATCAGCAACTGTACAAAGCTGATTTTTCAGGAAATGTAACTTTATTAACTCCTGAAAATGCACATCATATTATTTCTTTTTCTGAAGGTGGTGAGTATTTTGTAGATAACTATTCAACAGTATCTATACCTACACAAACAGTTTTACGCGTTTCTAAAAACGGAGCAATTAAAGCTAAATTAACTAAAGCTAATACTGAATATTTCACTAAAAAAGGATGGAAACATCCAGAAGTATTTTCATTAAAAGCAAAGGATAATAAAACTACTATTTATGGGGCTATGTGGAAACCTACACACTTTGATCCTAATAAAAAGTATCCAATTATAGACAGAACCTATACTGGACCGCATACACAAATGTTTCCAAAATCTTATGGTTCTATTTTCATGAATCAATCATTAGCTGAATTAGGTTTTATTGTAGTAGTTGTAGATGGTTTAGGTACTTCTAGTAGATCAAAAGCATTTCACAATCATTCCTACAAAAACATGGGAAATAATTTAGAAGATCATGTGAAGGCAATTAAGTATCTTAGTAACAAATATAGTTGGATTGATGGCGATAAGGTTGGGATTTTTGGACATTCAGCTGGTGGTTTTGACACTGGTAGAGCTATGCTTGCTTTCCCTGAAACTTTTAAAGTTGGTGTTTCTAGTGCTGCTGACCATGATTTTAGAATGGAAAAAGCCTGGTGGCCAGAAATGTATATGGGATGGCCTGTTGATGAAAGTTATCATAAAACCTCAAACATTACAAATGCAAAAAATTTGCAAGGTAAATTGTTATTAATACATGGAGGAATGGATAATAATGTAAATCCTTCAGCCACGTTTAAACTTTCTGAAGCATTGATAAAGGCTGACAAAGATTTTGACTTATTAATTTTACCAAGTCAAAATCATGGATATAAAGGATTACACAGAAATTATGTCATTAAAAAAAGATGGAACTACTTTGTTGAACATCTTTTAGGACAAAAACCTATATGGAATTTTAATTGGAATTAA
- a CDS encoding 4-hydroxyproline epimerase, producing MRKTFFCVDAHTCGNPVRVVAGGGPNLEGNNMSEKRQHFLKEYDWIRKGLMFEPRGHDMMSGSILYPPHNPENDFGILFIETSGCLPMCGHGTIGTITIAIEEGLVTPKVPGKIRMEAPAGLVEIEYQQTGKKVDWVRLTNVKSYLAAEGLTVECPELGEITFDVSYGGNYYAIVDPQKNFSGIQDFTASKIIQYSQIVRDRINEKYPDMFIHPENDTIRDVSHMLWTGDTIDPTSSGRNAVFYGDKAIDRSPCGTGTSARIAQLHAKGKLKQGEDFIHESFIGSKFIGRVVEETTLDGKTAIVPSIQGWAKVYGYNNIVIDDEDDPYAFGFQVI from the coding sequence ATGAGAAAAACTTTTTTTTGTGTTGATGCTCATACCTGTGGTAATCCAGTTCGTGTAGTTGCAGGTGGAGGCCCAAACCTTGAAGGGAATAATATGAGTGAAAAACGTCAACATTTCCTTAAAGAATATGATTGGATTAGAAAAGGATTAATGTTTGAGCCTCGTGGTCATGATATGATGAGTGGCTCTATACTTTATCCTCCTCACAATCCTGAAAATGATTTCGGTATTTTATTTATAGAAACTTCTGGTTGTTTGCCTATGTGTGGACATGGTACTATTGGTACTATTACTATTGCTATAGAGGAAGGTTTAGTTACACCAAAAGTGCCTGGTAAAATTCGAATGGAAGCACCTGCCGGTTTAGTTGAAATTGAATATCAACAAACAGGAAAAAAAGTAGATTGGGTACGTTTGACTAATGTTAAAAGTTACTTAGCTGCTGAAGGGTTAACAGTTGAATGTCCTGAATTAGGAGAAATAACTTTTGATGTTTCTTATGGAGGTAACTATTACGCCATTGTAGATCCACAAAAAAACTTTTCAGGAATTCAAGATTTTACTGCTTCAAAAATAATTCAATACTCGCAAATAGTTAGAGATAGAATTAATGAAAAATATCCTGACATGTTTATTCATCCAGAAAATGATACTATTAGAGATGTAAGTCATATGTTATGGACAGGCGATACAATAGATCCTACCTCTTCTGGTAGAAATGCTGTTTTTTATGGAGACAAAGCTATTGACAGGAGTCCTTGCGGTACAGGAACTTCCGCTAGGATAGCACAATTACATGCTAAAGGAAAACTTAAACAAGGAGAGGACTTTATACATGAAAGCTTTATTGGTAGTAAATTCATTGGCCGCGTTGTTGAAGAAACCACTTTAGATGGAAAAACAGCAATTGTTCCTAGCATTCAAGGATGGGCTAAGGTATATGGATATAACAATATTGTTATTGATGATGAAGATGACCCATACGCTTTTGGTTTTCAAGTTATCTAA
- a CDS encoding aldehyde dehydrogenase (NADP(+)): MTTITATVTGKNYIGNKLSAKGSVTNKTFNPQLNIENECDFYEATLEEVDEAVELAHQAFKEYRNLSGARKAEFLDAIADEILALDDALIQMYTSESGLPEGRAMGERGRTVFQLRTFAELVREGSWKKNVIDTANPTREPFPKPDIRRINIPLGPVVVFAASNFPLAFSTAGGDTASALAAGCPVIVKSHSMHAGTGELVASAIIKAAEKTGMPNGVFSNIAGSGRVVGAALVKHPKVKAVGFTGSIGGGRALFNLAANREEPIPVFAEMGSINPVIITPASIANKSEEIATTYAGSITLGTGQFCTNPGLILTIDDANTQSFIKDLGEKATAIAPQCMLHPNIKRDFVKNGESVSSQEGVEIISKIDDSNVEANYAPTQIASVSGKEFLANPKLHQEVFGPFSLVVKAKDQEELVDVINCLEGQLTGTIIAEPSDYENLSDVVNALQNRVGRIILNGVPTGVEVTEAMTHGGPYPASSDSRFSAVGVNSINRWVRPFSFQGFPDELLPEELKNENPLNVTRTIDGQLTKETI; the protein is encoded by the coding sequence ATGACTACAATAACCGCAACAGTTACAGGAAAAAACTATATCGGTAATAAACTTTCTGCTAAAGGAAGTGTTACTAACAAAACCTTCAACCCTCAACTAAACATAGAAAATGAATGTGATTTTTACGAAGCAACATTAGAAGAAGTAGATGAAGCGGTTGAGTTAGCTCACCAAGCATTTAAAGAATATAGAAACTTATCTGGAGCTAGAAAAGCTGAATTTTTAGATGCAATTGCTGATGAAATATTAGCATTAGATGATGCACTTATACAAATGTACACAAGTGAATCTGGTTTACCTGAAGGGAGAGCTATGGGAGAAAGAGGAAGAACAGTTTTCCAATTAAGAACCTTTGCTGAATTAGTACGTGAAGGATCATGGAAAAAAAATGTAATTGACACAGCAAACCCAACTCGTGAACCATTCCCAAAACCAGATATTAGAAGAATTAACATTCCATTAGGCCCCGTTGTTGTTTTTGCAGCGAGTAATTTTCCTTTAGCATTTTCAACTGCTGGTGGAGATACTGCAAGTGCATTAGCTGCAGGTTGTCCAGTAATTGTAAAGTCACATTCTATGCACGCAGGTACTGGAGAATTAGTTGCTTCTGCAATTATCAAAGCTGCTGAAAAAACAGGAATGCCAAATGGTGTATTTTCTAATATTGCTGGAAGTGGGCGTGTTGTAGGAGCTGCATTAGTTAAACACCCAAAAGTAAAAGCAGTAGGATTTACAGGTAGTATTGGAGGTGGAAGAGCTTTATTTAATTTAGCTGCTAACCGTGAAGAACCTATTCCTGTTTTTGCAGAAATGGGAAGTATTAACCCTGTTATCATAACACCTGCTTCAATTGCTAATAAATCAGAAGAAATAGCAACTACTTATGCTGGTTCTATTACTTTAGGAACTGGGCAATTTTGTACAAATCCAGGTTTAATTTTAACTATTGATGATGCCAATACACAATCTTTTATAAAAGATTTAGGGGAAAAAGCTACTGCCATTGCTCCTCAGTGTATGTTACACCCAAATATTAAAAGAGATTTTGTTAAAAATGGAGAATCAGTTTCATCTCAAGAAGGTGTTGAAATTATTTCTAAAATAGATGATAGTAACGTAGAGGCTAACTACGCTCCTACTCAAATTGCATCTGTTTCTGGTAAAGAGTTTTTAGCAAACCCAAAATTACATCAAGAAGTTTTTGGTCCTTTCTCTTTAGTAGTTAAAGCTAAAGATCAGGAAGAATTAGTAGATGTAATCAATTGCTTAGAAGGACAATTAACTGGAACTATCATTGCTGAGCCATCAGATTATGAAAATCTTTCTGATGTTGTAAATGCTTTACAAAATAGAGTGGGACGTATTATATTAAACGGTGTCCCTACAGGTGTAGAAGTTACAGAAGCAATGACACATGGTGGTCCTTACCCAGCTTCATCTGACAGTCGTTTTTCGGCTGTAGGAGTAAATTCAATTAACCGTTGGGTACGTCCATTTAGTTTTCAAGGATTCCCTGATGAATTATTACCAGAGGAACTTAAGAATGAGAACCCTTTAAATGTTACTAGAACTATTGATGGTCAGTTAACAAAAGAGACTATCTAA
- a CDS encoding dihydrodipicolinate synthase family protein: MSIQWKGVMPAVTTKFTNDDTLDLEMFAINIKAQLEAGVHGIILGGTLGEASTLSDEEKRVVVREAVRVVDGAVPVIMNIAEQTTKGAIEAAKKAEEDGAAALMMLPPMRYKADARETVEFFKQTANSTNLPIMVYNNPVDYGIEVTLDMFEELLNECPNIQAVKESTRDLSNVTRIKNRFGDRLAILSGVDTLALESLFMGADGWVAGLVCAFPAETVAIFNLAKAGKSEEALEIYRWFLPLLELDINAKLVQNIKLAEVATGIGTENVRAPRLPLIGEERERVLQIIEEGVKNRPELPDYKALELAI, from the coding sequence ATGAGCATTCAATGGAAAGGCGTTATGCCCGCAGTGACAACAAAATTTACAAATGATGATACATTAGACTTAGAAATGTTTGCTATAAACATTAAAGCACAATTAGAAGCTGGTGTACATGGAATTATTTTAGGAGGTACTCTAGGAGAAGCTTCTACTTTATCAGATGAAGAAAAACGTGTAGTAGTTAGAGAAGCTGTACGCGTTGTAGATGGTGCTGTTCCTGTAATTATGAATATTGCTGAACAAACTACTAAAGGGGCTATTGAAGCTGCTAAAAAAGCAGAAGAAGATGGTGCTGCCGCTTTAATGATGTTACCTCCAATGCGTTATAAAGCTGACGCTAGAGAAACAGTTGAGTTTTTCAAACAAACTGCTAACTCTACTAACTTACCTATAATGGTATACAACAACCCTGTTGATTATGGTATTGAAGTTACTTTAGATATGTTTGAGGAATTATTAAACGAATGTCCAAACATACAAGCTGTTAAAGAATCTACAAGAGATTTATCTAATGTGACTCGTATTAAAAACCGTTTTGGTGATAGATTAGCTATTTTAAGTGGTGTTGATACCTTAGCTTTAGAAAGCTTATTTATGGGAGCCGATGGTTGGGTTGCTGGTTTAGTTTGTGCTTTCCCAGCTGAGACTGTTGCTATTTTTAATTTAGCTAAAGCAGGAAAATCAGAAGAAGCATTAGAAATTTATCGTTGGTTCCTACCTTTGTTAGAATTAGATATTAATGCTAAATTAGTACAAAACATTAAATTAGCTGAAGTAGCTACAGGTATTGGTACTGAAAATGTTAGAGCTCCTAGGCTACCTTTAATTGGTGAAGAGCGTGAACGTGTTTTACAAATTATTGAAGAAGGAGTAAAAAATCGTCCTGAATTACCAGACTATAAAGCTTTAGAATTAGCTATTTAA